A stretch of Paenibacillus mucilaginosus 3016 DNA encodes these proteins:
- a CDS encoding MarR family winged helix-turn-helix transcriptional regulator, whose product MPVPFQLDEAHAGSLKLFVVLSKAYKAIMEQAEKDVKQYGLSPSEFMILEVLYAKGRIPLQQIGEKVLITSGSITYNIDKLEKKELLRRVPCKEDRRVTYAEITEAGNELFHRIFPQHAARIHDLMKVISPEDQQMATGLLKQLGKAAEAR is encoded by the coding sequence ATGCCCGTTCCATTCCAACTAGATGAGGCCCATGCGGGCTCACTGAAATTGTTCGTTGTCCTGTCGAAGGCATACAAGGCGATCATGGAGCAGGCCGAGAAGGATGTGAAGCAGTATGGATTGTCCCCGTCCGAATTCATGATTCTCGAAGTATTGTATGCGAAGGGAAGAATTCCGCTTCAGCAGATCGGAGAGAAGGTCCTCATCACCAGCGGCAGCATCACCTACAATATCGATAAGCTGGAGAAGAAAGAACTGCTGCGGCGCGTGCCCTGCAAGGAAGACCGCAGAGTGACGTACGCCGAGATCACGGAAGCAGGGAATGAGCTCTTCCACCGGATTTTCCCGCAGCACGCGGCGCGGATTCATGACCTGATGAAGGTGATTTCGCCGGAAGACCAACAGATGGCGACCGGGCTGCTCAAACAGTTGGGCAAGGCGGCCGAGGCGCGTTAG
- a CDS encoding ABC transporter permease yields MKRGLLYRINANRSLLLMIAPATLFFFIFNYIPMAGIVLAFKQFRYDLGILNSPWVGLDNFKFFFLTGDAFNVTRNTLLYNAAFIVINNALQIVVAILLAEVGSKLFRKTAQTLMFLPYFISWVVVGAVAYNLFNYEFGAINTLLKSFGMEPLDIYTTAEYWKYILIFFSAWKVVGYGAVFYMASILSIDKETYEAADIDGANVFQRILHITLPSLRPTILILVLLAIGGIFRGDFGLFYQLVGNNGMLFQATDVIDTYVYRSLLVNNEVGMSAAIGFYQSVLCFVTILATNYLVRRTDRENALF; encoded by the coding sequence ATGAAGAGGGGCCTGCTCTACCGCATCAACGCCAACCGGAGCCTGCTGCTGATGATCGCGCCGGCGACGCTGTTCTTCTTTATTTTCAACTATATCCCGATGGCGGGCATAGTGCTTGCGTTCAAGCAGTTCCGCTATGACCTTGGGATTCTGAATTCGCCGTGGGTGGGACTGGATAACTTCAAGTTCTTCTTCCTCACAGGCGACGCATTCAACGTAACACGCAACACCCTGCTGTATAACGCCGCTTTCATCGTCATCAACAATGCGCTGCAGATCGTCGTGGCGATCCTGCTCGCGGAGGTCGGCAGCAAGCTGTTCCGCAAGACCGCGCAGACGCTGATGTTCCTGCCCTACTTTATCTCGTGGGTCGTGGTCGGGGCCGTGGCGTACAACCTGTTCAACTATGAGTTCGGAGCAATCAACACGCTTCTGAAGTCGTTCGGTATGGAGCCGCTCGACATCTACACGACCGCCGAATACTGGAAGTACATTCTGATCTTCTTCTCGGCCTGGAAGGTGGTGGGATACGGCGCCGTCTTCTATATGGCCTCCATCCTCAGCATCGACAAGGAAACGTATGAAGCGGCCGACATTGACGGAGCGAACGTGTTCCAGCGGATTCTCCACATTACGCTGCCTTCGCTGAGACCGACGATCCTGATTCTCGTACTGCTCGCCATCGGCGGCATCTTCCGCGGCGACTTCGGCCTGTTCTACCAGCTCGTGGGCAACAACGGCATGCTGTTCCAGGCAACGGATGTCATCGACACGTATGTGTACCGCTCCCTGCTCGTCAACAACGAAGTGGGCATGTCGGCGGCGATCGGCTTCTATCAGTCCGTACTCTGCTTCGTAACCATTCTGGCCACCAACTACCTCGTCCGCCGGACGGACCGGGAGAACGCGCTGTTCTAA
- a CDS encoding GGDEF domain-containing protein yields MRSIHSSRLLIFGLLFVFVQAAVSLGYGQYILPLYLMDILAPAISLGVVIQVIRAHTGPQKGFWLLIGTALFCEMTAQLIWGSYEWIWQTEAPDIGIADIFWVSQSLIYLVAFYGWVRSGEKNRYLLDSMILVVSLAVVSWEFLIKPIYQGDENLDLITISVDLIYPITSLLMVFILTCWLLNGERRMSRRTMRMLAIGCLSYMSGDTLYMLLIDIHSLDSLEPWIDTFWTGAAFCMAVAGLRSLSGKPGTAGAEGRVGRVIRFSVPYIGLLLLIGILVFYRLTTDVFVWGLTLTVLLVLVRQIHFLTEREMLNDKLRQSLRRLERIASCDSLTGLLNRRVFELELEGKLSGPGQEPVAVLYFDLDKFKPINDNHGHRTGDLLLQAVAERLSSLQKDGISMARLGGDEFAIAVPLSSLGSLERLQELSEAVVQLLSKPYRLEEVTLRTSPSVGIALYPQDARTMPDLLDAADQAMYEAKRRGGRGFAFYRGG; encoded by the coding sequence ATGAGATCAATCCACTCTTCCCGCCTGCTGATCTTCGGTCTGCTCTTCGTCTTCGTGCAGGCTGCCGTGTCCTTAGGGTACGGCCAATATATTCTTCCGCTCTATCTGATGGATATCCTGGCACCGGCCATCTCCCTCGGGGTGGTGATCCAGGTCATCCGTGCCCATACCGGACCCCAGAAGGGGTTCTGGCTGCTGATCGGCACCGCACTCTTCTGCGAGATGACGGCCCAGCTCATCTGGGGCTCCTACGAATGGATATGGCAAACGGAAGCACCGGACATCGGGATTGCGGACATCTTCTGGGTCTCCCAGTCGCTGATCTACCTGGTCGCATTCTATGGATGGGTGCGCTCGGGCGAGAAAAACCGTTACCTGCTCGACTCCATGATTCTCGTGGTGAGTCTTGCCGTCGTCAGCTGGGAGTTCCTGATCAAGCCGATCTACCAGGGCGATGAGAATCTTGATCTCATCACCATCTCCGTCGATCTCATCTACCCGATCACCTCCCTGCTCATGGTATTCATCCTCACCTGCTGGCTGCTGAACGGAGAGCGGCGGATGAGCCGCCGAACGATGCGGATGCTCGCGATCGGCTGCCTAAGCTATATGTCCGGGGATACGCTCTACATGCTGCTGATCGATATCCACTCACTGGATTCGCTTGAGCCCTGGATCGACACGTTCTGGACGGGAGCCGCCTTCTGTATGGCGGTGGCCGGACTCCGTTCCCTATCCGGCAAGCCGGGTACAGCCGGGGCCGAGGGGCGTGTCGGCCGCGTGATCCGGTTCTCCGTTCCGTATATCGGCCTGCTCCTGCTGATCGGGATTCTGGTCTTTTACCGCCTCACGACAGACGTGTTCGTCTGGGGCTTGACCCTTACCGTGCTGCTCGTGCTGGTCCGGCAGATCCACTTCCTCACTGAGCGGGAGATGCTGAACGACAAACTGCGCCAATCCCTCCGCAGGTTGGAGAGGATCGCAAGCTGTGACAGCCTGACGGGGCTGCTGAACCGGAGGGTGTTCGAGCTGGAGCTTGAGGGAAAGCTCTCCGGCCCGGGACAGGAGCCCGTGGCTGTTCTCTACTTCGACCTGGACAAGTTCAAGCCGATCAATGACAATCACGGGCACCGCACCGGTGATCTGCTCCTGCAGGCAGTGGCCGAACGGCTGTCCTCCCTGCAGAAAGACGGCATCAGCATGGCCCGGCTCGGGGGAGATGAATTTGCCATTGCCGTCCCCCTCTCTTCCCTCGGCAGCCTGGAGCGGCTGCAGGAGCTCTCCGAGGCCGTCGTCCAGCTCCTCTCGAAGCCGTACCGCCTGGAGGAGGTGACGCTCCGGACCTCCCCGTCCGTCGGCATCGCCCTGTACCCGCAGGATGCACGGACGATGCCCGACCTGCTCGATGCGGCGGACCAGGCCATGTATGAGGCCAAGCGACGCGGGGGCCGGGGATTCGCTTTTTATCGAGGCGGATAG
- a CDS encoding carbohydrate ABC transporter permease, with the protein MMTTTVKKNRADQRILDLIGYVFVGLVALVCLVPFLLVVSGSFSSESSITREGFGLWPKEFSLAAYQFAFQHPEQFINAYVLTISLTVVGTVLGLFISAMTAYVLQRQDFQWKSGFAFYFYFTTLFQGGLVPWYILMVNYLQMKDTYWALLLPPMLNVFYILILRTFLRSIPEAITESAKIDGAGDFTIFVKLILPLSKPALATIGLFTALGYWNDWFNSLLFVSNEKLYTLQYLLYKTLGNLEGLRKLMEVSGMRVAELPGESLKMALAIIVTGPIVLLYPFVQRFFVQGLTVGAVKG; encoded by the coding sequence ATGATGACAACAACCGTGAAAAAAAACCGTGCGGACCAGCGCATTCTTGATCTGATCGGCTATGTGTTCGTAGGCTTGGTCGCCCTGGTCTGCCTGGTGCCGTTCCTCCTGGTCGTCAGCGGCTCGTTCTCCAGCGAGTCGAGCATCACCCGCGAAGGCTTCGGCCTCTGGCCGAAGGAGTTCTCGCTGGCCGCTTACCAGTTCGCGTTCCAGCATCCGGAGCAGTTCATCAATGCCTATGTGCTGACGATCTCGCTGACCGTGGTCGGAACGGTGCTCGGGCTGTTCATCTCGGCGATGACCGCTTACGTGCTGCAGCGTCAGGATTTTCAGTGGAAAAGCGGGTTCGCGTTCTACTTCTACTTCACAACCCTGTTCCAGGGCGGCCTCGTTCCGTGGTACATCCTCATGGTGAACTACCTGCAAATGAAGGATACGTACTGGGCGCTCCTGCTGCCGCCGATGCTCAATGTGTTCTACATTCTGATCCTGCGCACGTTCCTGCGCAGCATCCCCGAAGCGATCACGGAGTCGGCGAAGATCGACGGGGCGGGGGACTTCACGATTTTCGTCAAGCTGATCCTGCCGCTCTCGAAGCCGGCGCTCGCGACGATCGGGCTGTTCACGGCCCTCGGCTACTGGAACGACTGGTTCAACTCGCTGCTGTTCGTTTCCAACGAGAAGCTGTACACGCTGCAGTACCTGCTCTATAAGACGCTCGGCAACCTTGAAGGCCTGCGCAAGCTCATGGAAGTATCGGGCATGCGGGTCGCGGAGCTTCCGGGGGAGAGCCTCAAGATGGCGCTCGCGATCATCGTCACCGGTCCGATCGTCCTGCTCTATCCCTTCGTACAGCGGTTCTTCGTACAAGGTCTTACGGTGGGTGCGGTGAAGGGCTGA
- a CDS encoding glycosyl hydrolase 53 family protein, with amino-acid sequence MRFVKKSTALLLVAAMALTWVPQGARAAEQESVIRINPIEGLSPDFIKGSDVSMLSQIKESGGRYYDGGVEKDALQILKDHGTNWVRLRIWNNPVDPDGNPLGGGNNDLARTVETAVYAKELGLKVLLDFHYSDFWADPGKQLKPAAWEGLSGAELEQAVYDYTDSVIQELKAQDAMPDMVQIGNETNGGMIWPDGKTWQQSAGEEIGGYDGFANLLKAGIRAVEDNDPEDQTRIMLHLADGGDNDLYRRVFDALTLRGVNFDIIGLSFYPYWHGTLEELKHNMNDISTRYDKDVIVVETAYAHTLENGDGFTNIFGPAEESAGGYKATVQGQAQAVRDIMNAVHEVPGGRGLGVFYWEQDWIPVEGAGWKIGEGNGWDNQAMFDFEGNALPSLDVYNLVSAPLEGEPYAAELEYVQPVTLDITVGGELQLPAAVKGEFSDDSIRLLPVDWEAVSPEDLTKPGTLRIAGTIEGASLQAEAVVTVEGTRNYVTNAGFEAGDFSGWTLSGDTEALDAENSSAPAGNAYSGDYSLHYYLDRPYTFKVEQKVTGLPDGTYTAAVRTQGGGGEKSLKLFAVNAAGDKLTADIVNTAWHEWKHIVIPNITVTGGELTLGVEADANNGSWGSIDEFELYTDHSQVTLSAPEEVEPGSEFSVGVGVDGLVNVIGSQDLQLSYDRELFQYVGAESSEAGTVVAATYDADAGTVHLVTQHAEGKAANTESLQVKFKAQHIEREGTIGVTSAEWTALSSGKKISPSALGSVTVSVYGAANQEPGGGTGGNNGGDNGGGTGGDNGDGNNGSGNGNSSSNDNAAGKPAYDVATGTATAKLSADEAAKRLKAEGGQALKLEIPAVEGAKAYAQELPAALLQEQPDLRIELVTPFGSVSLPGLMLAGSKGLGSGPVTVSIRTVDPSELKDEALKGKLGGKPVIDLTVLANGQPVAWNNPDAPVTVSIPYKPNAAEAQHPEYLTVWYLNANGEAEAVPTSHWNAKTGLLTFQTTHFSAYAAAYDKRSFSDLSHVGWAAQAVEALAAKGVIQGTSDTEFAPDAPVTRAEFLQMLVRAAGLTASFDSNFSDVTRTDYFYDAAGIAKKLGVAGGRENGAFAPSERITREDLMALTVRALEKAGRWKNTGGSGLEAFSDGSTVAGYAADAAAGLVQAGVINGRGGVLAPKEATTRAEAAVILYRALQVSAQ; translated from the coding sequence ATGCGATTCGTGAAAAAAAGCACGGCCCTGCTGCTGGTGGCAGCCATGGCGCTGACATGGGTTCCGCAGGGGGCACGGGCTGCAGAGCAGGAGAGTGTGATCCGCATCAATCCCATTGAGGGGCTGAGCCCGGATTTCATTAAAGGCTCGGATGTCTCCATGCTGAGCCAGATTAAAGAAAGCGGTGGCCGTTACTACGACGGCGGCGTGGAGAAGGATGCGCTGCAGATCCTGAAAGACCACGGGACGAACTGGGTCCGTCTGCGGATCTGGAACAACCCGGTGGATCCGGACGGAAATCCGCTCGGGGGCGGCAATAATGACCTGGCGAGGACGGTGGAGACTGCCGTCTACGCGAAGGAGCTGGGCCTGAAGGTGCTGCTCGATTTCCATTACAGCGACTTCTGGGCGGATCCGGGCAAGCAGTTGAAGCCGGCTGCCTGGGAAGGTCTCAGCGGCGCCGAACTCGAGCAGGCGGTCTACGACTATACCGACAGCGTGATCCAAGAGCTTAAGGCGCAGGATGCGATGCCGGATATGGTGCAGATCGGCAACGAGACCAACGGCGGCATGATCTGGCCGGACGGCAAGACGTGGCAGCAGTCCGCAGGGGAAGAGATCGGCGGCTACGACGGGTTCGCGAATCTCCTGAAGGCGGGGATCCGCGCGGTGGAGGATAACGATCCGGAGGATCAGACGCGGATCATGCTGCATCTGGCGGACGGAGGAGACAACGACCTGTACCGCAGGGTGTTCGATGCGCTTACGCTCCGCGGCGTGAACTTCGATATCATCGGCCTCTCGTTCTACCCGTACTGGCACGGTACGCTGGAAGAACTGAAGCACAATATGAACGATATCAGCACGCGCTACGACAAAGACGTCATCGTTGTGGAGACGGCTTATGCGCATACGCTGGAGAACGGCGACGGGTTCACGAACATTTTCGGCCCGGCGGAAGAAAGCGCGGGAGGCTACAAAGCGACGGTGCAGGGGCAGGCCCAGGCGGTGCGGGATATCATGAACGCGGTTCATGAGGTGCCGGGCGGCCGCGGTCTCGGCGTGTTCTACTGGGAGCAGGACTGGATTCCGGTAGAGGGCGCAGGGTGGAAAATCGGAGAGGGCAACGGCTGGGACAACCAGGCGATGTTCGACTTCGAGGGCAATGCGCTTCCATCGCTCGATGTGTATAACCTCGTTTCGGCCCCGCTGGAGGGCGAGCCTTACGCGGCGGAGCTGGAATATGTGCAGCCGGTGACGCTGGACATTACGGTCGGCGGCGAGCTCCAGCTTCCTGCCGCGGTGAAGGGGGAGTTCAGCGACGACTCGATCCGCTTGCTTCCGGTGGACTGGGAAGCGGTGAGTCCGGAGGATCTCACGAAGCCGGGCACGCTCCGGATTGCCGGGACGATCGAAGGGGCTTCCCTTCAGGCGGAAGCGGTCGTTACCGTGGAAGGTACACGCAACTATGTGACCAATGCGGGCTTCGAAGCCGGGGATTTCAGCGGATGGACGCTGAGCGGCGATACGGAAGCACTCGATGCCGAGAATTCAAGCGCACCGGCAGGCAATGCCTACAGCGGCGATTATTCCCTCCATTATTATCTTGACCGGCCTTATACGTTCAAAGTGGAGCAGAAGGTTACCGGACTGCCGGACGGTACGTATACCGCGGCCGTACGCACGCAGGGCGGCGGCGGGGAGAAGAGCCTGAAGCTCTTCGCGGTGAATGCGGCGGGCGACAAGCTGACCGCGGACATCGTCAATACCGCATGGCATGAGTGGAAGCATATCGTCATTCCGAATATTACGGTGACCGGCGGAGAGCTGACTCTTGGGGTCGAGGCCGATGCCAACAACGGAAGCTGGGGCAGCATCGACGAGTTCGAGCTGTATACGGATCATTCCCAGGTCACACTGAGTGCTCCCGAAGAAGTGGAACCGGGCAGCGAGTTCTCCGTCGGGGTCGGCGTGGACGGGCTCGTGAATGTGATCGGCTCGCAGGACCTGCAGCTCTCGTACGACCGTGAGCTGTTCCAGTACGTAGGGGCGGAGAGCAGCGAAGCGGGTACCGTCGTTGCGGCGACGTATGATGCGGATGCCGGTACGGTTCACCTGGTAACGCAGCATGCGGAGGGCAAGGCGGCGAATACGGAGTCGCTCCAAGTGAAATTCAAAGCGCAGCACATCGAGCGGGAAGGCACGATCGGTGTGACATCGGCAGAGTGGACGGCGCTGTCCTCCGGCAAAAAGATATCGCCTTCCGCTCTTGGCAGCGTGACCGTGTCGGTCTATGGTGCGGCGAACCAAGAGCCGGGCGGCGGCACCGGCGGCAACAATGGTGGAGACAACGGTGGCGGTACCGGTGGAGACAATGGTGACGGCAACAACGGCAGTGGCAACGGTAACAGCAGCAGCAATGACAATGCCGCAGGGAAGCCGGCTTACGATGTGGCCACCGGCACGGCAACGGCCAAGCTGAGCGCTGACGAGGCGGCCAAGCGCCTGAAGGCGGAGGGCGGCCAAGCCCTGAAGCTGGAGATCCCGGCGGTAGAGGGGGCCAAGGCATACGCTCAGGAGCTTCCGGCAGCCCTGCTGCAGGAGCAGCCTGATCTGCGGATCGAGCTGGTCACGCCGTTCGGCAGCGTGTCGCTTCCAGGCCTCATGCTGGCTGGAAGCAAAGGCCTGGGCTCCGGGCCGGTGACAGTCAGTATCCGCACAGTGGACCCTTCCGAGCTGAAGGACGAAGCCCTGAAGGGCAAGCTTGGCGGCAAGCCGGTCATCGACCTGACGGTCCTGGCGAACGGGCAGCCGGTGGCGTGGAACAATCCGGACGCGCCGGTGACGGTATCCATTCCTTACAAGCCGAACGCTGCGGAAGCGCAGCATCCGGAATATCTCACGGTATGGTACCTCAATGCAAACGGTGAGGCGGAAGCTGTTCCTACCTCGCACTGGAATGCCAAAACGGGTCTGCTGACATTCCAGACGACCCACTTCAGCGCCTATGCGGCCGCTTATGACAAGCGCTCTTTCAGCGACCTGTCGCATGTCGGCTGGGCGGCCCAAGCCGTAGAAGCCCTTGCGGCCAAAGGGGTCATCCAGGGGACTTCCGATACCGAGTTTGCTCCGGACGCGCCGGTGACGCGCGCCGAATTCCTGCAGATGCTCGTGCGGGCGGCCGGACTGACGGCATCGTTCGACTCGAACTTCTCTGACGTCACACGCACGGATTACTTCTATGATGCCGCAGGCATCGCGAAGAAGCTGGGCGTGGCCGGCGGCAGGGAGAACGGCGCCTTCGCGCCGTCGGAGCGCATCACGAGGGAAGATCTCATGGCGCTCACCGTGAGAGCCCTCGAGAAGGCCGGCAGGTGGAAGAACACCGGCGGCAGCGGGCTGGAGGCGTTCAGCGACGGATCCACCGTGGCCGGCTATGCCGCCGACGCGGCCGCAGGCCTGGTCCAAGCTGGCGTGATCAACGGCAGAGGCGGCGTGCTCGCTCCGAAGGAAGCGACAACCCGCGCGGAAGCGGCGGTCATTCTGTACCGTGCCCTGCAGGTGTCAGCACAATAA
- a CDS encoding DUF3502 domain-containing protein has protein sequence MSSKNKLMALGLAFTTATVFAGCSSNTPAPNGSASSTAPAASSSGSADTSKEVKLKMVLLGSKPADFDQVYGEVNKIMKQKINATLDVSFIDWGDYNQKYPLMFAANEDFDLVLSAPWLFYAQQANKNGFLELTEDMLKKYAPKTWEQEPKIAWEQAKVNGKIYMVPQNNFEYSYHLVALRGDLREKLGLPEVKTHDDYLNYLKAVAEKEKSFTPSLGASEFNAIELVQANEWNFVVPQYPIAYKLTDASSKVFNYAETPEFESFVAKMNAAAKSGAWSRDALVSKMDKIQAFKDGKLASVEWNLGTLTRAKSEIQAAHPDWKVELVDLSADKKRLANPFINNGMSIHATSKNAERALMAIDLLRYDKEIHDLTNYGIAGKHYEPVGDKQFKPLKDSANFPPAGVSPWGWNSLNERLDATVADEINKFTEGWKKTVTVNHPLETFTFDDAKVKNEVAAINNVMNTYGRPLFYGIVDPADAKGGVQVFREKLKQAGIDKVLAEMQAQADAAAKK, from the coding sequence ATGAGCAGCAAGAACAAACTGATGGCCCTCGGCTTGGCATTCACTACAGCAACTGTATTTGCGGGCTGCAGCTCGAACACACCGGCGCCGAACGGCTCCGCCTCGAGCACAGCACCCGCCGCGTCTTCTTCTGGAAGCGCAGACACCAGCAAAGAAGTCAAGCTGAAGATGGTCCTGCTCGGCTCCAAGCCGGCGGACTTCGATCAGGTGTACGGCGAAGTCAACAAGATCATGAAGCAGAAGATCAACGCGACGCTCGATGTATCCTTCATCGACTGGGGCGATTACAACCAGAAGTATCCGCTGATGTTCGCGGCGAACGAGGATTTTGACCTCGTGCTCTCCGCTCCGTGGCTCTTCTATGCCCAACAGGCCAACAAGAACGGCTTCCTGGAGCTGACGGAAGACATGCTGAAGAAGTATGCTCCTAAGACGTGGGAGCAGGAGCCAAAGATTGCCTGGGAACAAGCCAAGGTCAATGGTAAAATTTATATGGTTCCGCAGAACAACTTCGAGTACAGCTATCATCTCGTAGCGCTCCGCGGCGACCTCCGCGAGAAGCTCGGACTGCCGGAAGTGAAGACGCACGACGACTACCTGAATTACCTGAAGGCTGTAGCCGAGAAGGAGAAGAGCTTCACGCCGAGCCTTGGTGCAAGCGAATTCAATGCGATCGAGCTGGTACAGGCCAATGAGTGGAACTTCGTTGTGCCGCAGTACCCGATTGCTTACAAGCTGACCGATGCGTCTTCGAAGGTATTCAACTACGCGGAGACACCGGAATTCGAAAGCTTCGTAGCCAAGATGAATGCTGCCGCCAAGTCCGGAGCCTGGTCCCGGGATGCGCTCGTAAGCAAGATGGACAAGATTCAGGCGTTCAAGGACGGCAAGCTGGCATCGGTAGAGTGGAACCTTGGTACGCTGACCCGTGCCAAGTCCGAGATCCAGGCGGCCCATCCGGACTGGAAGGTCGAGCTCGTCGACCTCAGCGCGGATAAGAAGCGTCTTGCGAATCCGTTCATCAACAACGGCATGTCGATCCACGCCACGAGCAAGAATGCCGAGCGTGCGCTGATGGCGATCGACCTGCTCCGCTACGACAAAGAGATTCACGACCTGACGAACTACGGTATCGCCGGCAAGCACTACGAGCCGGTTGGCGACAAGCAGTTCAAGCCGCTGAAGGACTCCGCCAACTTCCCGCCGGCAGGCGTATCCCCGTGGGGCTGGAACTCGCTGAATGAGCGTCTGGATGCGACGGTGGCTGATGAGATCAACAAGTTCACCGAAGGCTGGAAAAAGACGGTTACAGTGAACCACCCGCTCGAGACGTTCACGTTCGACGATGCGAAGGTCAAGAACGAAGTGGCTGCCATCAATAACGTGATGAACACGTACGGCAGACCTCTCTTCTACGGAATCGTAGACCCGGCTGATGCCAAGGGCGGCGTGCAGGTGTTCCGCGAGAAGCTGAAGCAGGCCGGCATCGACAAGGTGCTTGCCGAGATGCAGGCACAGGCTGACGCAGCGGCAAAGAAGTAA
- a CDS encoding beta-galactosidase, producing MSKKYPPVSPKAPVMLHGADYNPDQWQKYPEILKEDLRLMKLAKCNVMSVGIFAWAALEPEEGRYEWAWMDRLLDSFAENGIYAFLATPSGARPAWMSAKYPEVLRTGANRVRNLHGQRHNHCYTSPVYREKVGQINRLLAERYSQHPAVIGWHISNEYGGECHCEYCQDAFRGWLQKRYGTLEALNDAWWTSFWSHTYTDWSQVESPAPHGESFVHAMNLDWKRFVTDQTVDFMKHEIAPLKDVNPELPVTTNLMENFEGLNYWKFAEALDFVSWDAYPTWHDKEGDIGQAVRFAFFHDINRSLKGGQPFLLMESTPSLTNWQEVSKLKKPGMHLLSSLQAVAHGSDSVQYFQWRKSRGSSEKLHGAVVDHAGHEHTRVFRDVTTVGEALEKLAEVVGTSVEPEVAILYDWENRWAVKDSQGPRNIGIHHEETVLEHYKPFWSRGIPVDILSMDCDISKYKIVVAPMLYMVRAGVGERLEKFVENGGTLVTTYWSGIVDESDLCFLGGFPGPLRRTLGIWSEEIDGLHDGQTNSVVAAEGAPSALKASYEAYELCDLLHLEGAEALASYGDDFYAGRPALTVNRFGEGKAYYIASRNKAPFHDDFYGSILAETGVKPVLPGTLPEGVTAQKRTDGEHDYVFLLNFSSSEAVVELQQAGDYTELLSGRPVEASVKLDGFECLVLKRPAQ from the coding sequence ATGTCCAAAAAGTATCCTCCGGTCAGCCCGAAAGCGCCGGTAATGCTCCACGGCGCCGACTACAATCCGGATCAGTGGCAGAAGTACCCGGAGATCCTGAAGGAAGACCTGCGGCTGATGAAGCTCGCGAAGTGCAACGTGATGTCGGTCGGCATTTTTGCCTGGGCCGCCCTGGAGCCCGAAGAAGGCCGGTACGAGTGGGCCTGGATGGACCGGCTGCTGGATTCGTTCGCCGAGAACGGTATCTATGCGTTCCTGGCTACGCCAAGCGGCGCACGCCCGGCCTGGATGTCCGCCAAGTATCCGGAGGTGCTGCGCACGGGCGCGAACCGCGTGCGCAACCTGCACGGACAGCGTCACAACCACTGCTACACCTCTCCGGTATACCGGGAGAAGGTGGGTCAGATCAACCGCCTCCTCGCTGAGCGTTACTCGCAGCATCCTGCTGTGATCGGCTGGCACATCTCCAACGAGTACGGCGGCGAGTGCCACTGCGAGTACTGCCAGGATGCGTTCCGCGGTTGGCTGCAGAAGCGCTACGGCACGCTGGAAGCGCTCAATGATGCCTGGTGGACGTCGTTCTGGAGCCATACGTACACCGACTGGTCCCAGGTCGAGTCGCCGGCGCCGCACGGAGAGTCGTTCGTCCATGCGATGAACCTCGACTGGAAGCGGTTCGTTACCGACCAGACCGTCGACTTCATGAAGCATGAGATCGCACCGCTGAAGGACGTGAACCCGGAGCTGCCGGTCACGACCAATCTCATGGAGAACTTCGAAGGGCTGAACTACTGGAAGTTCGCCGAGGCGCTTGATTTTGTCTCGTGGGATGCCTATCCTACCTGGCATGACAAAGAAGGCGATATCGGCCAGGCGGTCCGCTTCGCGTTCTTCCATGATATCAACCGCTCGCTGAAGGGCGGCCAGCCGTTCCTGCTCATGGAAAGCACGCCGAGCCTCACGAACTGGCAGGAGGTCAGCAAGCTGAAGAAGCCGGGCATGCACCTGCTCTCTTCCCTGCAGGCCGTAGCCCACGGGTCGGACAGCGTGCAGTACTTCCAGTGGCGCAAGAGCCGCGGCTCCTCGGAGAAGCTGCACGGCGCGGTTGTGGATCACGCCGGCCACGAGCATACGCGCGTGTTCCGGGATGTCACCACGGTAGGCGAAGCCCTCGAGAAGCTGGCCGAGGTGGTCGGCACATCGGTGGAGCCGGAAGTGGCGATTCTCTACGACTGGGAGAACCGCTGGGCGGTGAAGGACTCCCAGGGGCCGCGCAACATCGGCATCCACCACGAGGAGACGGTGCTCGAGCACTACAAGCCGTTCTGGTCCCGCGGCATTCCGGTGGACATCCTCTCGATGGACTGCGACATCAGCAAATACAAGATCGTCGTGGCGCCGATGCTGTACATGGTGCGCGCCGGCGTGGGCGAGCGGCTCGAGAAGTTCGTGGAGAACGGGGGCACCCTGGTGACGACGTACTGGTCCGGGATCGTCGACGAAAGCGACCTCTGCTTCCTCGGCGGCTTCCCAGGCCCGCTGCGCCGCACGCTTGGGATCTGGTCCGAGGAGATCGACGGGCTGCATGACGGGCAGACGAACTCGGTGGTTGCCGCGGAGGGCGCTCCGTCAGCGCTGAAGGCTTCCTACGAGGCTTATGAGCTGTGCGATCTGCTGCATCTGGAAGGGGCCGAGGCGCTGGCTTCCTATGGGGATGACTTCTACGCCGGCCGTCCGGCGCTGACCGTCAACCGGTTCGGCGAAGGAAAGGCTTATTACATCGCTTCGCGGAACAAAGCGCCGTTCCACGACGATTTCTATGGTTCGATTCTAGCTGAGACAGGAGTGAAGCCGGTGCTGCCTGGAACACTGCCGGAAGGGGTAACCGCACAGAAGAGAACGGATGGGGAGCATGATTATGTCTTCCTGCTCAACTTCAGCAGCTCCGAAGCTGTGGTTGAGCTCCAGCAGGCGGGGGACTACACGGAGCTGCTGTCCGGCAGACCGGTGGAGGCGTCCGTGAAGCTCGACGGGTTCGAGTGCCTGGTGCTGAAGCGCCCGGCCCAGTAA